CGTGGGAAAAGACGTTGCGGGGGGGGATGGTTGACTTCGGCTGAGAGCTAAGGCTGATGCCCCCGGGTGTTACGGTTTATTGACCCTGAGAGGCACGATGCGCGTACAGTTGATACTTTTTATGGTCGGGCTGCTGCTGGTAAGCGGTTCCCCTCCGCAGGGGGCTTGGGCTTCGGATTCGTCATGTGACGACTGTCATCGTCAGGTTCTCGATCACGGCATGGGCAAGCGCTATGTCCATATGCCTTTTCTGAAAAAACAGTGTTCCGCTTGTCATGTCTCGGGGCAGACGGTTTCCGTGCCCACCCGCCGGGAGATCGATACGGCCCATGAGCCGCCGCCGCAAAAGGTCCAATGGCTTCGCGACGTCCAGGGGGTCGCGGCACAGCATTGGGTTTTGCTTTCCCCTGAGGCCCTGGGCAAGAAACTGGTCTACAAGGCCGGAGACGGCAATAATCGAACCGGCTTGCTTGAACTCCCTCTGCCCCCCCTAGGAAGTCTTTCGGCGATGGAGAATGACGGGCGTGGACCGGCGATCACCGATGTGCGGGTAAGCGATGTACGCCGAGGAATTTCCACGACCGCCACCATCGCCTGGAACACGGATGAGTTTTCCGATTCTCTCGTCGGTTACGGAGTCTCCGCCCCCGATTCGACCAAAGCCGATGGGAAACTGACTCGTGAGCACGAAATATTGTTGACCGGTCTTGATAAAAACCGGACCTATCGATTTAAGGTAACTTCCCGGGATGTTTCCGGCAACCTTTCCAATTCGGATATCCTCGAATTTTCCACCAGTGCAACCTTCATTCAGGATACCCCCCGGCACGAGCGGAATTCCAGGAGCGCCGGGCCAGTAGAGGTGACGCCTCAGCTTTACCGACAGGGCGACCGGTATCTCGCGATTTTCGAAGCCAATCAACCGGTGACGCTTGCCTTGGGGATTCCCGAAGAGACTCCGGAACGGGTCGTGACGGCCGTCGCGGGCGCTCCCGGGGAGGAAAGTCGGTCCCATCCGGTGCTCAAAAGCGAACTTGATACCAATATTCACGCCTGTGACAGCTGCCACGCCTATCTGAAACAGGGCTACTCCCATCCGGTCAACGTTTTCCCCAAGCCCGGCATGGTCATTCCCAAAGAATATTCCTTGCTTCCCGATGGGCGCATCAGCTGCATGACCTGCCATGTACCCCATGGCGGGGATTTTGAATATCGCCTGGTAAAGTCCGGGAAGAAGGATCTCTGTCTCGGATGTCATACGGATTATTGATTCCGGCGTAAGAGTATCGTCATTTACCTTTATTTTTTCGAGGGCCGCATGGAACGAAGCAAGACCTATAAGGATCGCAAGAAGCTCAACCTTGCCGTGAAACGGGAATTTCAAAGCTGGCTGCTCAAGCAGGTCCTTCTGGCCGTGGTGTTGAGCGCGGTGGTGGCGGCCTTGGTTCTCTATTTTTATGCACGCCAGGAGGTTGTCGGGTCTTTCTTCGATGCCCATGTCAAGCTGCGCCGGGTCAGCGATCTGCTGCTCCCTGTGGTTTTCGCCGGCAGTCTGGTGAGCCTCATCGGGGGCGCTTTACTGGCGCTCTTTTTGCCGCAAAAGGTTGCCGGTCCCCTCTATCGCATCGAAACCGATCTAGCCAAGGTGTCTGAGGGAAATCTAGCGACGCGGATCAAGCTGCGGGATAACGACACCTTGCAGGATTTTGCCGGACATGTCGATGAAACCGTGCTGGCCCTGCGCCGGCAGGTCGTTGAGCTTCGCCGGCGGCATGAAGTGCTCGAATCGGCGCTCTCATCGAACCAACTGGAGAAGGCGCGGGAGGCCGCGGCCGCGCTCAAAGAATCCCTCGACCACTTCAAGGTCTGAAACTCCCCTCCTCTTCATCTCCCGCACTTCCGGGCCGGACGCCAACAGTGGTCGTCCGGCCTTTTTGCGTCTGGCGTTTCGTCGTTCTCCTCCGCATGGGGATTGAGACTTTTGGTGGACTTGCTACACTGATTAAAATTGCACTGCTATTCATCCCCCCATTCCGAAGGAGTCTGCCCATGACCGATGAGAAACGCACGCCGGAAGAAGAGCATGAAGATGTCGGGTTGTACCAGAAGCTGGCCGCTCGCGCTGCGGAAATTTTGGAAGATGGGCGCAAGACCTTGGATGAGGCCCTGAAAAAGGCCGGGGAAGAAATAGCGGCCGGCGGCGAATACACCCGGGAGCAGGCCGAGCGAATCGGCGAGTTTCTGCGACGGGATCTTTCCGCCGTCGGCAAGAAGGCGCAGCAGGCACGGGATTCGGTGCTGGAGGCGGTCGAGCCGAGACGGGTTGTCGCCGGGATGCAGAGCGGCCTGTCCCGCCTTCTCACCAGCGCCGCCGATCTTTTGAACGAGTTGGCGGAAAAATCGGAACAGGGGCTCGAATTCAAAACCGGCGAGGTCACCAGCCCCGGCACCCTGACCTGTAAAGACTGCGGCAAGGAGATGCATCTCAAGTCGACCGCCCGAATTCCTCCCTGCCCTCATTGTCACAAAACCCTCTTCCGCAAATCCTACTGAAAGCACCTACGCGACCGACCTGCTTCGGCAGGTCGGTCAATCGTAATCTCCGGCGCATGCGCATCCCACCTGGATTCCACTTCTCTGAAAAAATCCCTCCCGATTTTTTGCAGAATCTTGAAATATCTTCTCCCGGCGCAAGGCGACTCTTTTGTTGAGGTGGGGAGAAGGGGAATTTTAGCGAGGCTATAGGAATCTGGACTGAATTTTGCTAGATTGAACGAATCGGCCTGCGAAAACTCGTTACGAATCTAGTGGCTTGAGGATGTGAAGCGGATGGGAAAACGGAATTTCTGGGCGTTGGTGGTGGCGTTGTTCTTGTGGGGTGGGTGCGCCTGCGCCTTCGCGGCGACCCCCTTGCGGGTCGGCGTCTATCAGAACATGCCTCTGCTCGGTTACGATACGGACGGAAAGGCGAAAGGGCTTTTCGCTGAGTTGCTGGAGGAGGTGGCGCGGCGGGAAGGCTGGGAGCTGACCTATCTCCCGGGCAGTCTGGCGGAAAGCCTGCGCCGGCTCGAAGTAGGCAGTCTCGACCTGGTACCGACGGTCGCTTTTTCGGCGGAACGGGCCGAACATTTCGCCTTTGGCGAAGAGACGGTCTTTGCCTCCTGGGGGCAGATCGTTGCTCCGGAGGGGGCGGGGATCGAAACGATTCTCGATCTCGACGGCAAACGGGTAGCGGTGGTCAAAAAAAATATCCACTACGACGGGCCCCAGGGACTGCTGCGCACCGCCGAGAAGTTCGCCCTGCGCCTGAGCTTTGTCGAGTGCGACGATTTTCCCGGCGTATTGCGGGCGGTGCGCGACGGTCACGCCGACGCCGGTCTGCTCGGTCGCCTGGAAGGACTCGCCGGCGACGATCTGGCTCATCTGCGCAAGACCTCAGTGTTGCTCAGTCCCGTTTCGATACGGGTCGCCTTTGCTAAAAAAGGTGACCCGGCCCTGGTGCGGGCGTTTGATGCCTCTCTTCGCGAGTGGAAACAGTCGGAGGATTCCATTTATCAGCAGGCCCTGGCGCGCTGGGTCGGTGGCGAAAAGCGCTCTATTTTGCCGGAGTGGTTGCCGACCGCCCTGCGGGTCATGGGCGGAGGACTGGCGCTGCTCGTTGTTGTCACCGTCTTCAGCCGCGTGCAGGTTCGGCGAGGCTTACGGGAAATTTCTCAAAAAAATCATCAACTCGAAACCGAGATCGATGAGCGGCGGCAGGCCCAAAATGATCTGCAATGGGAACTCAAGGTCAACCGCGCGGTCGCCGAACTCAGCCGATTACTGCTCCATTCTTCGGCTCTTGACGAAATTACCCATGTCATTCTCGAAGAGGCCAAATCTTTGACCGACAGTCCTCACGGTTTTGTCGGTTTCATTGACCCCCGCAGCGGCGCCATGGTCTGCCCGACCATGACCCGCGATATCTGGGAGGCCTGCCAGGTCCCCGATAAGAAATTCGTCTTTCACAGCTTTCATGGACTCTGGGGCTGGATTCTCAAAGAACGGCAGCCGATTCTCTGCAACGACCCCACGACTGATTACCGCTCCACCGGCATTCCCGGAGGGCATGTGGCAATCCGCCGTTTCGTCGGTGTTCCGGCCCTGGCCGACGGCCGCTTGCTCGGCATCATCGCCCTGGCCAACGCGGAGCGGGATTATCACGCCAAGGATCTGGAACTGCTGGAGCGTCTGGCCTCCATGTACGCTCTGGCCATCCGCACCATGCGTGCGACCCAGGCGATGCGTGAAAGCGAAGCGCGC
The nucleotide sequence above comes from Desulfuromonas acetexigens. Encoded proteins:
- a CDS encoding cytochrome c3 family protein — encoded protein: MRVQLILFMVGLLLVSGSPPQGAWASDSSCDDCHRQVLDHGMGKRYVHMPFLKKQCSACHVSGQTVSVPTRREIDTAHEPPPQKVQWLRDVQGVAAQHWVLLSPEALGKKLVYKAGDGNNRTGLLELPLPPLGSLSAMENDGRGPAITDVRVSDVRRGISTTATIAWNTDEFSDSLVGYGVSAPDSTKADGKLTREHEILLTGLDKNRTYRFKVTSRDVSGNLSNSDILEFSTSATFIQDTPRHERNSRSAGPVEVTPQLYRQGDRYLAIFEANQPVTLALGIPEETPERVVTAVAGAPGEESRSHPVLKSELDTNIHACDSCHAYLKQGYSHPVNVFPKPGMVIPKEYSLLPDGRISCMTCHVPHGGDFEYRLVKSGKKDLCLGCHTDY
- a CDS encoding methyl-accepting chemotaxis protein, which produces MERSKTYKDRKKLNLAVKREFQSWLLKQVLLAVVLSAVVAALVLYFYARQEVVGSFFDAHVKLRRVSDLLLPVVFAGSLVSLIGGALLALFLPQKVAGPLYRIETDLAKVSEGNLATRIKLRDNDTLQDFAGHVDETVLALRRQVVELRRRHEVLESALSSNQLEKAREAAAALKESLDHFKV
- a CDS encoding zinc ribbon-containing protein, encoding MTDEKRTPEEEHEDVGLYQKLAARAAEILEDGRKTLDEALKKAGEEIAAGGEYTREQAERIGEFLRRDLSAVGKKAQQARDSVLEAVEPRRVVAGMQSGLSRLLTSAADLLNELAEKSEQGLEFKTGEVTSPGTLTCKDCGKEMHLKSTARIPPCPHCHKTLFRKSY
- a CDS encoding diguanylate cyclase domain-containing protein — translated: MGKRNFWALVVALFLWGGCACAFAATPLRVGVYQNMPLLGYDTDGKAKGLFAELLEEVARREGWELTYLPGSLAESLRRLEVGSLDLVPTVAFSAERAEHFAFGEETVFASWGQIVAPEGAGIETILDLDGKRVAVVKKNIHYDGPQGLLRTAEKFALRLSFVECDDFPGVLRAVRDGHADAGLLGRLEGLAGDDLAHLRKTSVLLSPVSIRVAFAKKGDPALVRAFDASLREWKQSEDSIYQQALARWVGGEKRSILPEWLPTALRVMGGGLALLVVVTVFSRVQVRRGLREISQKNHQLETEIDERRQAQNDLQWELKVNRAVAELSRLLLHSSALDEITHVILEEAKSLTDSPHGFVGFIDPRSGAMVCPTMTRDIWEACQVPDKKFVFHSFHGLWGWILKERQPILCNDPTTDYRSTGIPGGHVAIRRFVGVPALADGRLLGIIALANAERDYHAKDLELLERLASMYALAIRTMRATQAMRESEARFRAIFELSGVGIATLSPEGHFLQVNPAYCRFLGYSAEEILHKSVEDVTHPEDLAVTRTLYEEVRQGKRDFFAYDKRFVHRSGRDIWGAVTVAWLLDEEGRPEYAVGMVQDITERKLAELRLAENEERFKHLAHHDNLTGLPNRLLFADRLHHAMSRARRSGALLALLFFDLDRFKAINDTHGHEGGDEVLRAVAQRLTGLVRDADTVARFGGDEFIILMEDVTETTDVEHLAGKVLAGLAQPLPLGDQTLTVTTSIGISIFPRDGADADTLIKRADDAMFRAKQEGRNLFVFHDETPLARVAGP